The proteins below are encoded in one region of Aquisphaera giovannonii:
- a CDS encoding tRNA(His) guanylyltransferase Thg1 family protein has translation MRPPDFEARMRAGECFHDVRMLPAAWAVLRLDGHGFTRFTGRRYEKPFDAAFHDQMIAAAGRLLERFQGLYAYTESDEISILLPRGWDLFDRELEKAASLSASLAGSVFSIACGEPVQFDSRVWLGARDEDVVDYFRWRQADATRCALNGWSYWTLRKAGRNAAEATAALHGKPVGFKHDLLRAHGIYFNDLPLWQRRGTGLYWERFAKEGFDPIRGVAVSTIRRRLKVDRELPMKREYGLLVGRLMDGAGSGDSRRTA, from the coding sequence GTGAGACCGCCCGACTTCGAGGCGCGGATGCGAGCCGGCGAGTGCTTCCACGACGTCCGGATGCTCCCGGCCGCCTGGGCCGTGCTGCGGCTGGACGGCCACGGCTTCACGCGGTTCACCGGCCGCCGCTACGAGAAGCCGTTCGACGCCGCGTTCCACGACCAGATGATCGCCGCCGCCGGGCGGCTCCTCGAGCGGTTCCAGGGACTCTACGCCTACACCGAGAGCGACGAGATCTCGATCCTCCTGCCCCGCGGCTGGGACCTCTTCGACCGGGAGCTGGAGAAGGCGGCGAGCCTGTCGGCGTCCCTCGCTGGGTCCGTCTTCTCGATCGCCTGCGGCGAGCCGGTCCAGTTCGATAGCCGCGTCTGGCTGGGAGCCCGGGACGAGGACGTCGTGGACTACTTCCGCTGGCGGCAGGCCGACGCGACCCGCTGCGCCCTCAACGGGTGGAGCTACTGGACCCTCCGGAAGGCCGGCCGGAACGCGGCCGAGGCCACGGCCGCCCTCCACGGCAAGCCCGTCGGATTCAAGCACGACCTGCTCCGCGCACACGGCATTTACTTCAACGACCTCCCCCTCTGGCAGCGTCGGGGTACCGGCCTCTACTGGGAGCGATTCGCGAAGGAAGGCTTCGACCCGATCCGCGGCGTCGCCGTGAGCACGATCCGGAGGCGGCTGAAGGTCGATCGGGAGCTGCCGATGAAGCGGGAATACGGCCTGCTCGTGGGGCGGCTCATGGACGGCGCGGGATCGGGGGATTCGAGGCGGACTGCCTGA
- a CDS encoding sigma-70 family RNA polymerase sigma factor, which yields MASAPNDVAAADLGRLFGAGTASGMTDRQLIDRLARKGGDRDEVDLALRAILDRHGSLVWGTCRQVLGNVPDAEDAFQATFLVLLRKAGSLSVSDSLGPWLHQVASRVSRRASSVRARDRARLAAAAGQPGSPGGDPAPATDRLLVLHGELDRLPDKYRMPLVLCHLQGKTHEEAARALRWPVGTLSGRLSRARSLLRSRLERRGWRSSGDIVGVLTPVCSRTIVPPDLVARAAGLTASFQAGLPAPLAIEGLTRGVLMTMLWNRCKGPAAALFTVVAMAGASSLSVRALGAGRAGGPSPDRPGPADAPVLVASAAPQTPSPGPQPEAARPDGVSNEDVTIAGSPAVVVRTVPEAGTGDVDPALKQIKVTFSKEMRDGNWSWVTISKPSFPEITGKIHYLDDHRTCVLPVKLEPGRTYAIWLNTTKFTNFKDRDRRPAVPYLLVFRTKA from the coding sequence ATGGCCTCGGCACCGAACGACGTTGCGGCTGCGGACCTGGGCCGGCTCTTCGGGGCGGGCACGGCGTCCGGGATGACGGACCGCCAGCTCATCGACCGCCTCGCCCGCAAGGGCGGGGATCGGGACGAGGTCGACCTCGCCTTGCGGGCGATCCTCGATCGCCACGGCTCGCTCGTCTGGGGGACGTGCCGGCAGGTGCTCGGGAACGTCCCGGACGCGGAGGACGCGTTCCAGGCGACGTTCCTGGTGCTGCTCCGCAAGGCGGGATCGCTCTCCGTGTCCGATTCGCTGGGCCCCTGGCTCCACCAGGTCGCCTCGCGGGTCTCGCGCAGGGCGAGTTCGGTCAGGGCGAGGGATCGGGCCAGGCTGGCGGCGGCGGCCGGACAGCCGGGATCCCCCGGCGGCGATCCGGCGCCCGCTACCGATCGGCTGCTCGTGCTGCACGGGGAGCTCGATCGGCTGCCGGACAAGTACCGGATGCCGCTGGTCCTCTGCCACCTCCAGGGGAAGACCCACGAGGAGGCCGCCCGCGCCCTGCGATGGCCGGTCGGGACCCTCAGCGGCCGGCTCTCCCGCGCCCGATCGCTGCTCCGCTCCCGGCTGGAACGGCGGGGGTGGCGATCATCGGGGGACATCGTCGGGGTCCTCACGCCCGTGTGTTCGCGGACCATCGTCCCACCGGATCTCGTTGCGAGGGCCGCCGGGCTAACCGCCTCCTTCCAGGCTGGCTTACCGGCCCCGCTCGCGATCGAGGGCCTCACGAGAGGAGTGCTGATGACCATGCTATGGAATCGTTGCAAGGGACCCGCGGCCGCCCTCTTCACCGTCGTTGCGATGGCCGGGGCCTCGTCGCTCTCGGTCCGGGCCCTGGGGGCGGGCCGGGCCGGCGGGCCGTCGCCGGACAGGCCGGGGCCCGCCGACGCCCCGGTCCTCGTCGCGTCGGCCGCCCCGCAGACCCCGTCGCCCGGGCCGCAACCCGAGGCGGCGAGGCCGGACGGCGTTTCCAATGAAGACGTGACGATCGCTGGCTCCCCGGCCGTCGTCGTCCGGACCGTCCCCGAGGCGGGCACGGGCGACGTCGATCCGGCCCTCAAGCAGATCAAGGTCACCTTCTCCAAGGAGATGCGCGACGGCAACTGGTCCTGGGTCACGATCTCCAAGCCCAGCTTCCCCGAGATCACCGGGAAGATCCATTACCTGGACGACCACAGGACCTGCGTGCTCCCGGTGAAGCTCGAGCCCGGCCGCACGTACGCGATCTGGCTCAACACGACGAAGTTCACCAACTTCAAGGACCGGGATCGGCGCCCGGCCGTCCCCTACCTGCTGGTCTTCAGGACGAAGGCCTGA
- a CDS encoding response regulator — MARVLLVDDSPTQASEARFLLEDAGFDVDVAGDGLEALESLGRCPPDVIVTDLMMPRMDGLALVEAVRRDHPTVPVVLVTAHGSEDIAAKALVAGAASYVPKRNLAQDLARVLRPIIAMAAPDPDQVRVLGSLEEIRLRYCLDNDDSLVAPLIRRLEGLVLEMGVCERPDLVRLGVALQEAVVNAIDHGNLELDSELRQDDERVYHELGERRKSQPPYRDRRVRLDAGITRDEASFTVRDEGPGFDPSKLPDPTDPANLFRIGGRGLLLIRTLMDEVRFNATGNEIVLIKRRGRPASTGA, encoded by the coding sequence ATGGCACGCGTTCTCCTCGTCGACGATAGCCCGACGCAGGCCTCCGAAGCCCGCTTCCTCCTCGAGGACGCGGGCTTCGACGTGGACGTGGCCGGCGACGGGCTGGAAGCCCTGGAGTCGCTCGGGCGATGCCCCCCCGACGTCATCGTGACCGACCTCATGATGCCGCGGATGGACGGCCTGGCGCTCGTCGAGGCCGTCCGGCGGGACCACCCCACGGTCCCGGTTGTGCTCGTCACGGCGCACGGCAGCGAGGACATCGCGGCGAAGGCCCTCGTGGCCGGCGCGGCGAGCTATGTCCCCAAGCGGAACCTCGCCCAGGACCTCGCCAGGGTCCTGCGGCCGATCATCGCCATGGCCGCACCGGACCCGGACCAGGTGCGCGTCCTGGGGAGCCTGGAGGAGATCCGGCTCAGATACTGCCTGGACAACGACGACTCCCTGGTCGCCCCGCTCATCCGCCGGCTCGAGGGGCTCGTCCTCGAGATGGGCGTCTGCGAGCGGCCGGACCTGGTCCGCCTGGGCGTGGCGCTCCAGGAGGCCGTCGTCAACGCGATCGACCACGGGAACCTCGAGCTCGATTCCGAGCTCCGGCAGGACGACGAGCGGGTCTATCACGAGCTCGGCGAGCGGCGGAAGTCCCAGCCACCCTACCGCGATCGGCGGGTGCGCCTCGACGCGGGCATCACCCGCGATGAGGCGTCCTTCACGGTCCGGGACGAAGGGCCGGGCTTCGACCCCTCGAAGCTCCCCGACCCGACCGACCCCGCGAACCTCTTCCGGATCGGCGGCCGCGGCCTGCTCCTGATCCGCACGCTGATGGACGAGGTTCGCTTCAATGCGACCGGCAACGAAATCGTCCTGATCAAGCGGCGCGGGAGGCCGGCCTCGACGGGGGCCTGA
- a CDS encoding RNA polymerase sigma factor translates to MVTLEMDETRTRGWSAVAELVRLAQDGDRGAFGRLVEQFQPTVHAIAVRRLGNPSEALELTQEVFLHVLRRIHQLREPERFAGWLRQVAVRMAINRATRRVAPPTVEDSVLEGAYEAADQPIDELIARERAERLWEAMARLKELDRETLIAFYIRGLSLLEMADELTVPLGTIKRRLHTARKRLRQELEASVADADEWTEGMGADDEDDEGEPELLGVIRDSARW, encoded by the coding sequence GTGGTTACCCTGGAGATGGATGAGACGCGGACTCGGGGCTGGTCGGCCGTCGCGGAGCTGGTCCGGCTGGCCCAGGACGGGGACCGGGGGGCGTTCGGCCGGCTCGTGGAGCAGTTCCAGCCGACCGTGCATGCGATCGCCGTGCGGCGGCTGGGGAACCCGAGCGAGGCCCTCGAGCTGACGCAGGAGGTCTTCCTGCACGTCCTCCGGCGGATCCACCAGCTCCGCGAGCCCGAGCGGTTCGCCGGCTGGCTGCGGCAGGTGGCCGTCCGCATGGCCATCAACCGGGCGACCCGGCGCGTGGCCCCTCCGACCGTGGAGGACTCGGTCCTGGAGGGGGCCTACGAGGCCGCCGATCAGCCGATCGACGAGCTGATCGCCCGGGAGCGGGCCGAGCGGCTCTGGGAGGCCATGGCCCGGCTCAAGGAGCTGGACCGGGAGACCCTGATCGCCTTCTACATCCGGGGCCTCTCCCTCCTAGAGATGGCCGACGAGCTGACCGTCCCCCTGGGCACCATCAAGCGGCGGCTCCACACCGCCCGCAAGCGGCTGCGGCAGGAGCTCGAGGCCTCCGTCGCCGACGCGGACGAGTGGACCGAGGGTATGGGGGCCGACGACGAGGATGACGAGGGCGAGCCCGAGCTCCTCGGCGTCATCCGAGACTCCGCCCGCTGGTGA
- a CDS encoding phosphopantothenoylcysteine decarboxylase domain-containing protein, with protein MRVLVTGGGTVAPIDDVRTITNVSTGRFAASISEAALALGAEVWHLHAPNAALPLLRHARLDLDAPDPAAERRRLEDLRLAWMARRDRLHLIPLSSGTVADYASNLERLLRTQPIDVAFLAMAVSDFEPDPHSGKLSSSPDELLIRCHRTPKVIRSVRDWSPSTYLVGFKLLSRASTEELIAAAGSACETNRADLTVANDLQTLVAGRHTVHLVRPGHPAETLAPGPDLADRLVERALAWAADSPRERPRPPAA; from the coding sequence GTGAGGGTCCTGGTGACCGGCGGCGGGACCGTCGCCCCCATCGACGACGTCCGGACCATAACCAACGTCTCCACCGGGCGTTTCGCCGCGTCCATCTCCGAGGCCGCCCTGGCTCTCGGCGCCGAGGTCTGGCACCTCCACGCCCCGAACGCGGCCCTCCCCCTACTCCGCCACGCCCGCCTCGACCTCGACGCCCCCGACCCGGCCGCCGAGCGGCGGCGTCTCGAGGATCTCCGCCTGGCCTGGATGGCCCGGAGGGACCGCCTCCATCTCATCCCTTTGAGTTCCGGCACCGTCGCCGACTATGCATCCAACCTGGAGCGTCTCCTCCGCACGCAACCCATCGACGTCGCGTTCCTGGCCATGGCCGTCTCCGACTTCGAGCCCGATCCCCACTCCGGCAAGCTCTCCTCTAGCCCGGACGAGCTGCTCATCCGCTGCCATCGCACGCCCAAGGTGATCCGCTCGGTCCGCGACTGGTCGCCCTCAACGTACCTGGTCGGCTTCAAGCTCCTCTCCCGGGCTTCGACCGAGGAGTTGATCGCCGCGGCGGGCTCCGCCTGCGAGACCAATCGCGCCGACCTGACCGTCGCCAACGACCTCCAGACCCTCGTCGCCGGACGACACACCGTCCACCTCGTGCGCCCCGGCCACCCCGCCGAGACGCTGGCCCCCGGGCCGGACCTGGCCGACCGGCTCGTCGAGCGAGCCCTCGCATGGGCCGCCGACTCACCTCGGGAGCGGCCGAGGCCCCCCGCCGCCTGA
- a CDS encoding glucuronate isomerase — translation MTLARNTMIPTDPQARALFEEISTWPIVDPHSHIDPHRPAARNLDEVLGYHYYTELAHSSGMPAAEADPGLDPRTRAGNVAGYLERLDNTVQHSWLMEIARTFHGFQDERITPSNLGALYDRAEHGRDGEDWDRQVWKASNLESVCLTNDFDDPLEGWDTSRYVPCLRTDDLVLKLHERTTVERLRRCTGEDVQDLASLREAIGKLFGRFVSQGACACAISLPPDFVPRPGAPKRAVTPVRRAIQGLDLRPDEHAEIRATVFWMLAEFAAEFRLPFDLMIGPVRNAYAAGVAGGRDLFDRRVSLHDYCELFNHFAGVTFPVSTLSPDASAELVAYSWIFPNVLPHGHWWYSNIPAFIRADLAARIQAVPRVKLLGYYSDAYKLEFVLPKFNMYRRVLAETLAEACVRGQGWGEDRALQLARAVLLDNPRRVFGGNGRGSAGPI, via the coding sequence ATGACGCTGGCTCGCAACACGATGATCCCCACCGACCCTCAGGCGCGAGCCCTGTTCGAGGAAATCTCGACCTGGCCGATCGTCGATCCCCACTCGCACATCGACCCGCACCGGCCCGCGGCGCGGAACCTCGACGAAGTGCTGGGCTACCACTACTATACCGAGCTCGCCCACTCCTCGGGCATGCCCGCCGCGGAGGCCGATCCGGGGCTGGACCCTCGCACCCGCGCCGGGAACGTGGCCGGGTACCTGGAGCGGCTCGACAACACGGTCCAGCACTCCTGGCTGATGGAGATCGCCCGGACCTTCCACGGCTTCCAGGACGAGCGGATCACGCCGTCGAACCTGGGGGCCCTCTACGACCGGGCGGAGCACGGGCGGGACGGCGAGGACTGGGACCGCCAAGTCTGGAAGGCGTCGAACCTCGAATCGGTCTGCCTGACGAACGACTTCGACGACCCGCTGGAGGGGTGGGATACCTCGAGGTACGTCCCGTGCCTGCGGACCGACGACCTCGTCCTGAAGCTGCACGAGAGGACCACCGTCGAGCGGCTCCGCCGCTGCACCGGCGAGGACGTGCAGGACCTGGCGAGCCTCCGCGAGGCGATCGGGAAGCTGTTCGGCCGTTTCGTGAGTCAAGGCGCGTGCGCCTGCGCCATCAGCCTGCCGCCGGACTTCGTGCCGAGGCCGGGCGCCCCGAAGCGGGCGGTGACGCCGGTGCGGAGGGCGATCCAGGGGCTCGACCTGCGTCCCGACGAGCACGCGGAGATCCGCGCCACGGTCTTCTGGATGCTGGCCGAGTTCGCGGCCGAGTTCCGCCTGCCGTTCGACCTGATGATCGGCCCGGTCCGGAACGCCTATGCGGCGGGCGTCGCGGGCGGGCGGGACCTCTTCGACCGGCGGGTCAGCCTGCACGACTATTGCGAGCTGTTCAACCACTTCGCCGGGGTGACGTTCCCCGTGTCCACCCTCTCGCCGGACGCCTCGGCGGAGCTGGTCGCCTATTCCTGGATCTTCCCCAACGTGCTGCCGCACGGGCACTGGTGGTACTCGAACATCCCGGCCTTCATCCGCGCCGACCTGGCGGCGCGGATCCAGGCCGTGCCCAGGGTCAAGCTGCTGGGCTACTACTCGGACGCGTACAAGCTGGAGTTCGTCCTGCCCAAGTTCAACATGTATCGGCGGGTGCTGGCCGAGACCCTGGCCGAGGCGTGCGTGCGGGGCCAGGGGTGGGGCGAGGATCGCGCGCTCCAGCTTGCCCGAGCGGTCCTGCTGGACAATCCGCGACGGGTGTTCGGCGGAAACGGTCGAGGATCGGCCGGGCCGATTTGA
- a CDS encoding C-terminal binding protein, with protein MSDTRRHRVLFADFLDENTVEMPVLSDVADLVLGRAFDERDLEGLLPEADAVVLYHDVPHFGEASFARAARCKCVVRAGVGYNNIDLDAAARHGVLVCNVPDYGTEEVADHTILFLLALARRLVTCHEEIRAGTWHYRSAVGTPRLRGKTLGLIGCGRIGTAVAVRAKALGLDVVFYDPHLRQGMDKALGIRRAFRLEDLLGQSHFVSLHCYLDESTRHIIDREAVAAMRPGAYLINTARGPCIDEPALLEGLDSGKIAAAALDVVEREPLEDARLREHPGILFTPHSAFYSVEGFVELRTKAVEEVRRVLLGEAPRNPVRHPPAGLA; from the coding sequence ATGTCGGATACGCGTCGCCACCGCGTCCTGTTCGCGGACTTCCTCGACGAGAACACGGTGGAGATGCCCGTGCTCTCGGACGTCGCCGACCTGGTCCTCGGCCGCGCCTTCGACGAGAGAGACCTGGAGGGGCTCCTCCCCGAGGCCGACGCGGTCGTCCTCTACCACGACGTCCCGCACTTCGGCGAGGCGAGCTTCGCCAGGGCCGCGAGGTGCAAGTGCGTCGTCCGCGCGGGCGTCGGGTACAACAACATCGACCTGGACGCCGCGGCGAGGCACGGGGTCCTCGTCTGCAACGTGCCCGACTACGGGACCGAGGAGGTGGCCGATCACACGATCCTCTTCCTGCTGGCCCTGGCGAGGCGGCTCGTGACGTGCCACGAGGAGATCCGGGCCGGGACCTGGCACTACCGCTCGGCGGTCGGCACGCCCCGGCTGCGGGGGAAGACGCTCGGCCTGATCGGCTGCGGGCGGATCGGCACGGCCGTGGCCGTCCGGGCGAAGGCCCTGGGACTGGACGTCGTCTTCTACGACCCGCACCTCCGCCAGGGGATGGACAAGGCGCTCGGCATCCGCCGCGCCTTCCGGCTGGAGGACCTGCTGGGTCAGAGCCACTTCGTCAGCCTGCACTGCTACCTCGACGAGTCCACCCGGCACATCATCGACCGGGAGGCCGTCGCCGCGATGCGGCCCGGCGCCTACCTCATCAACACGGCACGCGGCCCCTGCATCGACGAGCCGGCGCTCCTCGAGGGCCTCGATTCGGGCAAGATCGCCGCCGCGGCGCTGGACGTGGTGGAGCGAGAGCCGCTCGAGGACGCGCGGCTCCGCGAGCATCCCGGCATCCTGTTCACCCCGCATTCCGCCTTCTACAGCGTGGAAGGCTTCGTCGAGCTGCGGACCAAGGCCGTCGAGGAGGTCCGCCGCGTGCTCCTGGGCGAGGCCCCGCGGAACCCGGTGCGGCACCCGCCCGCCGGCCTGGCTTGA
- a CDS encoding HpcH/HpaI aldolase family protein yields the protein MPRLKELLAEGRAVRVFAAGQLISPKLIQVAGEHGGFDALWLDAEHAGITMRDVELATLAARPYGMDSFVRLPPTDYASVMRPLEAGAGGLMFSMVQSAAQAEQAVRWAKFFPRGERGLNGGNRDGRFGLTPIPEYIAAANASTFLGVQVETAGALAEAAAIAAIPGVDLLFVGPSDLSQVLGVPGDFENPRCLEAIAGIARACEAAGKPWGVWSRGPEYAERMRSMGCRLFVLAADIQMVHLGIRAAKQWYPGFFPAS from the coding sequence ATGCCCCGATTGAAGGAATTGCTGGCCGAGGGCCGGGCCGTCCGGGTCTTCGCCGCCGGCCAGCTCATCAGCCCCAAGCTCATCCAGGTCGCCGGCGAGCACGGCGGCTTCGACGCCCTCTGGCTGGACGCGGAGCACGCGGGCATCACGATGCGGGACGTCGAGCTCGCGACGCTGGCCGCCCGCCCGTACGGGATGGACTCCTTCGTCCGCCTGCCGCCCACCGACTACGCCTCGGTGATGCGGCCCCTCGAGGCCGGCGCGGGGGGCCTGATGTTCAGCATGGTCCAGTCCGCCGCCCAGGCCGAGCAGGCCGTCCGCTGGGCCAAGTTCTTCCCCCGCGGCGAGCGCGGGCTGAACGGCGGCAATCGGGACGGCCGCTTCGGGCTGACGCCCATCCCGGAGTACATCGCCGCGGCCAACGCCAGCACCTTCCTGGGCGTCCAGGTCGAGACCGCCGGGGCGCTGGCCGAGGCGGCCGCGATCGCGGCGATCCCCGGCGTGGACCTGCTCTTCGTGGGCCCGTCGGACCTCAGCCAGGTGCTCGGCGTGCCGGGCGACTTCGAGAACCCGCGCTGCCTGGAGGCGATCGCCGGCATCGCCCGCGCCTGCGAGGCCGCGGGCAAGCCGTGGGGCGTCTGGTCGCGCGGGCCCGAGTACGCCGAGCGGATGCGCTCGATGGGCTGCCGGCTCTTCGTCCTGGCCGCGGACATCCAGATGGTCCACCTCGGCATCCGCGCCGCCAAGCAGTGGTATCCCGGCTTCTTCCCCGCCTCGTGA
- a CDS encoding ATP-binding protein → MEVVLFVGLQGSGKSTFYRERFAGTHVHVSKDNFRSNRRPHRRQMALIEGALDEGRSVVVDNTNATVEDRAAIIAAARAHGASVIGIVFEAPLADCLERNGRRAGKQRVPDAAIFATRKRLRPPTMAEGFDQLRRVRLERRGDATFAFIEESLP, encoded by the coding sequence ATGGAAGTCGTCCTGTTCGTGGGGCTTCAGGGATCCGGGAAGAGCACGTTCTACCGGGAACGATTCGCCGGGACTCATGTCCACGTGAGCAAGGACAACTTCCGGAGCAACCGCCGGCCGCATCGCCGGCAGATGGCCCTCATCGAGGGGGCGCTGGACGAGGGGCGGTCCGTGGTCGTCGACAACACCAACGCGACGGTCGAGGACCGGGCCGCGATCATCGCCGCGGCGAGGGCCCATGGCGCGTCGGTGATCGGCATCGTCTTCGAGGCCCCACTCGCAGATTGCCTCGAGCGGAACGGCCGGCGGGCCGGCAAGCAGCGGGTCCCGGACGCGGCGATCTTCGCGACGCGCAAGCGGCTCCGGCCGCCGACGATGGCCGAGGGTTTCGATCAGCTCCGGCGCGTCCGCCTGGAGCGGAGGGGCGACGCCACGTTCGCGTTCATCGAGGAGTCCTTGCCGTGA
- a CDS encoding response regulator, producing the protein MGPDEEERPGERIRELEAANERLRRQVDVLRREVETLRFGELRFRSLVEATTAIVWNTPASGDFEVPQPRWSEFTGQSFEQLRGWGWLDAVHPDDRAETARVWSTAVADRLLYLVEHRLRRRDGIYRHMQVRAVPILDDAGKIREWIGVHTDVTTQKEAESALREARLLAESASRAKSEFLANMSHEIRTPMNGVLGMTELALDTELTPQQRRYLELVKNSADALLSVVNDILDFSKIEAGKLELEQIPFSLRDRIGDTLKALAMRAHRKGLEVACDVAADVPDAVVGDPGRLGQVLINLVGNAIKFTEHGEVVVSIRRADSHSGGPAGGDGDREVSLAFEVRDTGPGIPAETQCRLFQPFTQADSSTTRRYGGTGLGLTIARRIVEMMGGRIVLESEPGRGSIFRFTARLSARAEGAVAVEETVSLRDLPVLAVDDNETNRAILREVLSHWGMSPKLAPDAETALRMMALAAAAGSPFAVVVSDVMMPGMDGFELAERIRDRPELSGAAVILLSSAGARDDDARGRRCGAAAFLTKPAKQSELLDAIMTAVSALPREARPAGSRPVGPEGPAAPGPARALRVLLAEDNATNQVLAISLLERDGHLVEVAPNGKEALDALAARPFDVVLMDIQMPVMDGFEATALIREREGRSGGHVPIIAMTAHAMKGDRERCLESGMDGYVAKPIRAADLRRALEEVVPAGIGEPSSPGPGPSTPAASAVDRAALLARVGGREDRLRTIVRVFLDESSKLLAEMQAAIDAGDAGSLGRSAHSLKGAAGLFEAPDLVQAAVVLESMGRSGDLSGAGDAYLRLRDEAGRLAAAIAPLAQAPGGP; encoded by the coding sequence ATGGGCCCGGACGAGGAGGAACGGCCCGGCGAGCGGATCCGGGAGCTCGAGGCGGCCAACGAACGCCTGAGGCGGCAGGTCGACGTCCTGCGGCGGGAGGTCGAGACGCTCCGCTTCGGCGAGCTCCGCTTCCGCTCCCTGGTCGAGGCGACCACCGCCATCGTCTGGAACACGCCGGCCTCGGGCGACTTCGAGGTCCCGCAGCCGCGCTGGAGCGAGTTCACCGGCCAGTCGTTCGAGCAGCTCCGGGGCTGGGGCTGGCTGGACGCGGTCCACCCCGACGACCGCGCCGAGACCGCGCGCGTCTGGTCCACGGCCGTGGCCGACCGCCTGCTGTACCTCGTGGAGCATCGGCTCCGCCGCCGCGACGGCATCTACCGCCACATGCAGGTCCGCGCCGTGCCCATCCTCGACGACGCGGGGAAGATCCGCGAGTGGATCGGCGTGCACACCGACGTCACGACGCAGAAGGAGGCGGAGTCCGCCCTCCGCGAGGCCAGGCTCCTGGCCGAGTCCGCCAGCCGGGCCAAGAGCGAGTTCCTGGCCAACATGTCGCACGAGATCCGCACGCCCATGAACGGCGTCCTCGGGATGACCGAGCTGGCGCTGGACACCGAGCTGACGCCCCAGCAGCGCCGCTACCTGGAGCTGGTCAAGAACTCCGCGGACGCGCTCCTCTCGGTCGTCAACGACATCCTGGACTTCTCGAAGATCGAGGCCGGCAAGCTCGAGCTCGAGCAGATCCCGTTCTCGCTCCGCGACCGCATCGGCGACACCCTGAAGGCCCTGGCGATGCGGGCCCACCGCAAGGGGCTGGAGGTGGCCTGCGACGTCGCCGCCGACGTGCCCGACGCCGTCGTCGGCGACCCCGGGCGGCTCGGCCAGGTGCTCATCAACCTGGTCGGCAACGCGATCAAGTTCACCGAGCACGGCGAGGTCGTCGTCTCCATCCGCCGCGCCGACTCGCACTCGGGCGGGCCGGCGGGGGGCGACGGGGATCGGGAGGTCTCCCTCGCCTTCGAGGTCCGCGACACCGGCCCGGGGATCCCCGCGGAGACGCAGTGCCGCCTCTTCCAGCCGTTCACCCAGGCCGACTCCTCGACCACCCGTCGATACGGCGGCACCGGCCTGGGGCTCACCATAGCCAGGCGAATCGTGGAGATGATGGGCGGCCGCATCGTCCTCGAGAGCGAGCCCGGCCGCGGCAGCATATTCCGCTTCACGGCCCGCCTGAGCGCCCGGGCCGAGGGTGCCGTCGCGGTCGAGGAGACGGTCAGCCTCCGCGACCTGCCCGTGCTGGCGGTGGACGACAACGAGACCAACCGCGCGATCCTCCGCGAGGTCCTCTCGCACTGGGGGATGTCCCCGAAGCTCGCCCCCGACGCCGAGACCGCGCTACGGATGATGGCCCTCGCCGCGGCCGCCGGCTCCCCCTTCGCGGTGGTCGTCTCGGACGTGATGATGCCGGGCATGGACGGGTTCGAGCTGGCCGAGCGGATCCGGGACCGGCCCGAGCTGTCCGGCGCGGCGGTCATCCTCCTCTCGTCGGCCGGGGCCCGCGACGACGACGCCCGCGGCCGTCGCTGCGGCGCGGCGGCCTTCCTGACCAAGCCCGCGAAGCAGTCGGAGCTGCTGGACGCCATCATGACGGCGGTCAGCGCCTTGCCCCGCGAGGCGAGGCCGGCCGGCTCGCGGCCCGTTGGCCCCGAGGGCCCGGCGGCACCGGGCCCCGCGCGGGCCCTCCGCGTCCTCCTCGCCGAGGACAACGCGACGAACCAGGTGCTGGCCATCTCCCTCCTCGAACGCGACGGGCACCTCGTCGAGGTCGCCCCCAACGGCAAGGAGGCGCTGGACGCCCTGGCGGCGAGGCCGTTCGACGTGGTCCTCATGGACATCCAGATGCCCGTCATGGACGGCTTCGAGGCCACGGCCCTCATCCGCGAACGCGAGGGTCGGTCCGGCGGCCACGTCCCGATCATCGCCATGACCGCCCACGCCATGAAGGGCGACCGCGAACGCTGCCTCGAGTCCGGCATGGACGGCTACGTCGCCAAGCCGATCCGGGCCGCCGATCTCCGGCGGGCCCTGGAGGAGGTGGTCCCGGCCGGGATCGGGGAGCCGTCGAGCCCCGGCCCGGGGCCGTCGACGCCGGCCGCCTCGGCCGTCGACCGCGCCGCGCTCCTGGCCCGCGTCGGCGGCCGCGAGGACCGCCTGCGGACGATCGTGCGAGTCTTCCTCGACGAGTCCTCCAAGTTGTTGGCCGAGATGCAGGCCGCCATCGACGCCGGCGACGCAGGCTCCCTCGGCCGTTCGGCCCACTCCCTCAAGGGGGCGGCGGGGCTCTTCGAGGCCCCCGACCTCGTCCAGGCCGCCGTCGTCCTGGAGTCGATGGGCCGGTCCGGCGACCTCTCCGGCGCGGGCGACGCCTATCTCCGCCTCCGCGACGAGGCCGGCCGCCTCGCGGCCGCGATCGCCCCCCTGGCCCAGGCGCCGGGGGGCCCTTGA